A window of the Vigna angularis cultivar LongXiaoDou No.4 chromosome 3, ASM1680809v1, whole genome shotgun sequence genome harbors these coding sequences:
- the LOC108325988 gene encoding uncharacterized protein LOC108325988, whose translation MNRITVPMDEPKPSCHSTLSTASHLTRSELLKRRFQNLKRLSKCYRDLYWHLMEHVKTLYRNYLYHYALNPFSHFHFPTCAFLGCNLKPMPFTSFCHFHILSDSNQKLYKPCNYVIKGAEAGPITCGKPILRSIVPALCTVHSHKAQKHLARALKRNSRNISSTTNIHPKFHALVSEFVKHIQARRKKQRENKSKTVFKDRMIAA comes from the exons ATGAATCGAATCACAGTTCCAATGGATGAGCCTAAGCCTTCTTGCCACTCCACACTTTCTACTGCTTCTCACCTTACTCGCTCTGAACTTCTGAAACGCCGTTTCCAGAATCTGAAGCGTCTCTCCAAGTGTTACAGGGACCTCTACTGGCACCTCATGGAACACGTCAAGACTCTCTACAGAAACTACCTTTATCACTATGCTCTTAACCCTTTTAGCCACTTCCACTTTCCCACCTGTGCTTTCCTCGGTTGCAACCTCAAGCCCATGCCTTTCACTTCCTTTTGCCACTTTCACATTCTCTCCGATTCCAACCAGAAGCTTTATAAGCCCTGCAATTATGTTATCAAAGg TGCAGAAGCTGGACCTATAACTTGTGGGAAACCCATACTGAGATCCATTGTTCCAGCTCTTTGCACTGTGCACTCTCACAAGGCTCAGAAGCACCTTGCAAGGGCTTTGAAGAGGAACAGTAGGAACATTTCCTCCACAACTAACATCCATCCTAAATTTCATGCCTTGGTGTCAGAATTTGTAAAACACATTCAAGCGAGAAGAAAGAAACAACGGGAAAACAAAAGTAAAACTGTGTTCAAAGACAGAATGATAGCTGCTTGA